A single genomic interval of Halorubrum aethiopicum harbors:
- a CDS encoding restriction endonuclease, whose product MPVLDNLSGFEFEDVIEDVFRNHGYENVRQAERTADEGRDILMEEVVDGTRRAIVVECKHTGTVGRPVVQKLHSAIATFEFDGPKRGMVVTTGRFTNPAIEYAQRLQRNDDPYPIELVDGADLREIADEIGLDLYNGRIEILCDETLRPYDPATSVTAPVKEAFQDIENIQASKLPAPYSTVTFRPVVAVTADTNAIFETSVGVIHRINERSRFVVHAERGRPQAASDDVSTLVLENLHATVDLDADQFESSFDTVEDRRFGQTQTEYKDWAVDRLKDHHTTTVSYTGDNNVTYTKTCEPNRSDISVQSIEPVYLPQVRHTTDLQEYSYPYEYFAAGPSRVTSEDGIHQCVHCDTTGTDSTYTYCANCGSINCDSHIKTERLEDTPVCTGCAVTKRFAFKTKYFYDEANRDTFREQYEAMPFYEKAMENTPLTVGTVVIVVLVLLGILVSIGGL is encoded by the coding sequence ATGCCAGTCTTGGATAATCTCTCTGGGTTCGAGTTCGAGGACGTTATCGAGGACGTCTTCCGGAATCATGGCTACGAGAACGTTCGGCAGGCTGAACGGACGGCTGACGAGGGGCGCGACATCCTCATGGAAGAAGTCGTCGACGGAACTCGCCGGGCCATCGTTGTCGAGTGTAAGCATACGGGGACTGTCGGGCGACCGGTGGTGCAGAAGCTTCACTCGGCGATTGCGACCTTCGAGTTCGATGGGCCGAAACGTGGGATGGTGGTCACGACTGGTCGATTCACTAATCCGGCTATCGAGTATGCTCAGCGGCTCCAACGGAACGATGACCCGTACCCAATCGAGCTCGTTGACGGTGCAGATCTCCGTGAGATCGCTGACGAAATTGGGCTTGATCTCTACAACGGTCGGATCGAGATCCTGTGCGACGAAACGCTCCGGCCGTATGACCCAGCGACGTCAGTGACCGCACCCGTCAAAGAAGCATTCCAAGACATCGAAAACATCCAGGCATCGAAGCTTCCCGCGCCGTATTCCACCGTCACGTTCCGACCAGTTGTCGCCGTGACAGCGGATACGAACGCGATCTTTGAAACGTCGGTTGGCGTGATCCACCGGATCAACGAACGGTCCCGGTTCGTCGTCCACGCCGAACGCGGACGCCCCCAAGCTGCGTCAGATGATGTTTCGACCCTCGTGTTGGAGAACCTCCACGCGACTGTTGATCTCGACGCAGACCAGTTCGAGAGTTCGTTCGATACAGTTGAAGATCGGCGGTTCGGGCAAACCCAGACCGAATACAAAGACTGGGCCGTTGACCGTCTCAAAGACCATCACACGACGACCGTCTCCTATACCGGTGACAACAACGTCACGTACACGAAAACGTGTGAACCGAATCGATCCGACATTTCGGTGCAGTCAATCGAACCGGTGTACCTCCCGCAGGTTCGGCACACGACGGACCTACAGGAGTACTCGTATCCGTACGAGTATTTCGCGGCAGGACCATCACGCGTAACGAGCGAAGACGGAATCCACCAGTGCGTCCACTGCGACACAACAGGCACCGACAGCACCTACACGTACTGTGCGAACTGCGGAAGTATCAACTGTGACTCGCACATCAAAACCGAGCGATTAGAGGACACACCGGTCTGTACCGGGTGCGCGGTGACCAAGCGCTTCGCGTTCAAAACGAAGTACTTCTACGACGAGGCGAACCGAGACACGTTCCGCGAACAGTACGAAGCCATGCCATTCTACGAGAAAGCGATGGAAAACACGCCGCTCACCGTCGGCACAGTCGTTATCGTCGTACTCGTCTTGCTCGGAATACTCGTCAGCATCGGTGGCCTCTAA
- a CDS encoding DNA double-strand break repair nuclease NurA produces MPLYPDRVAEQLEANKTEIHRFTHNDTRVVEVYRDRLREAVTESQAVIRDVVGDDRDSYPGAVPTGEWDERSGPVVPFDVSVPWDNHEAVNEFAADVLAGVSTVAADGSEIGPTREFTVPLGLVQTAWCRNGHSPSRDYEEDVTTRLLVPADLTEDRDDGRRYVDGQAPAHERYREEARTIIDCIERFADVTPPPVVLYDGPLVPSFANTFTPDIRDEYYREPMSMVLAASEHHGVPVVGYTAGSGSTNLAKLLRRQYPDALGDRPFVADSRILDPFINHWGDRSQLFSNRQDGAVDALTTQYRGEAYEFWDDVLFAYLNIPGGDALDRVELPGWVLRDNWAEYVFNVVRAEAGVGRGYPEVLQQADANAVLDTGAKNRFLALVQEFADEHDLPIEWDAKALSKERRRR; encoded by the coding sequence ATGCCGTTGTACCCTGACCGTGTCGCCGAACAACTGGAAGCGAACAAAACGGAAATTCATCGCTTCACGCATAACGATACGCGTGTCGTCGAGGTGTACCGTGACCGTCTCCGCGAGGCGGTGACAGAGTCGCAAGCCGTGATTCGTGACGTGGTTGGTGATGATCGGGATTCGTACCCGGGTGCGGTCCCGACAGGGGAATGGGACGAGAGGTCGGGCCCGGTTGTGCCGTTCGACGTGTCGGTGCCGTGGGATAATCACGAAGCGGTGAACGAGTTCGCAGCAGACGTGTTAGCTGGTGTGTCAACGGTAGCGGCGGACGGGTCGGAGATCGGGCCGACACGCGAATTCACAGTGCCGCTCGGACTGGTGCAGACGGCGTGGTGCCGGAATGGGCATTCACCGTCGCGTGATTACGAGGAGGACGTCACAACTCGGCTGCTTGTGCCCGCTGATCTAACGGAAGACCGTGATGACGGGCGTCGGTACGTGGACGGGCAGGCACCGGCGCACGAACGGTACCGTGAGGAAGCGCGGACGATCATCGATTGTATTGAGCGATTCGCGGACGTGACGCCACCGCCGGTCGTGTTGTATGATGGGCCGCTCGTGCCGTCGTTCGCTAACACGTTCACGCCGGACATCCGAGATGAGTATTACCGTGAGCCGATGTCGATGGTGCTGGCGGCGTCGGAACATCACGGCGTCCCGGTCGTCGGGTACACGGCCGGGAGCGGCAGCACGAACCTGGCGAAACTGCTGCGCCGGCAGTACCCGGACGCGTTAGGTGACCGGCCGTTCGTCGCGGACTCCCGGATCCTTGACCCGTTCATCAACCACTGGGGTGACCGATCGCAGTTATTCAGCAACCGGCAGGACGGCGCGGTTGACGCGCTGACGACACAGTACCGCGGCGAAGCGTACGAGTTCTGGGACGACGTGTTGTTTGCGTACCTCAACATTCCGGGTGGGGACGCTCTCGATCGCGTTGAGCTTCCAGGCTGGGTGCTTCGAGACAACTGGGCAGAGTACGTGTTCAATGTCGTACGCGCGGAGGCCGGCGTTGGACGTGGGTACCCAGAGGTCCTGCAGCAAGCCGATGCCAACGCGGTGCTAGACACTGGAGCGAAAAACCGGTTCCTCGCGCTAGTACAGGAGTTCGCAGACGAACACGACCTACCGATCGAGTGGGATGCGAAGGCCCTCTCGAAGGAACGTCGCCGCCGATAA
- a CDS encoding HEAT repeat domain-containing protein encodes MTDNTDPPNDGIDDSASDGFESGHEEREAHYPDVGYNLVEIDLMRPLGEALTLHSHQLKLSHITIPPATEFEDYVVYDQYGHSYDNDDLQNSPEDVDTPDTDELIDTIQTDEEKPKRLALYRLAQLTKTDSTAGLTAVPTLTGELQASDSAVQAEALTILSYIAQEHPEEVVPASNEVITFLTPNVDPEVLDDAMSIIAAIAESNSGAVVDAVPKLAAHLQDGTPADATAITAIQRIAEAYPDAVVPITPQLTAYLGESDESHRIGALAILGTLSKDYPNVAEDTIPTAIELLDADHYKLRANAAGLLADLADAYPDQVKPVVPRAIELLDDADEKARYNATSILARIAKADPDAVKPAIEPLIDALDEDFAYARSNACWALGYLAAEDALDRLRDIEETDPNEEVRHAASVAIDELEDR; translated from the coding sequence ATGACCGATAACACAGATCCACCGAATGACGGAATCGACGACAGTGCAAGTGACGGTTTCGAAAGTGGCCACGAAGAGCGAGAAGCCCACTATCCCGACGTCGGATACAATCTCGTCGAGATCGATCTGATGCGACCGCTGGGGGAAGCACTCACGCTCCACAGCCACCAGTTGAAACTCTCCCACATCACAATCCCACCAGCAACCGAATTCGAAGATTATGTCGTGTACGACCAGTACGGTCACAGCTACGACAACGACGACCTTCAGAATTCTCCGGAAGACGTAGACACGCCCGACACCGACGAGTTGATTGATACCATCCAAACAGACGAGGAGAAACCGAAGCGATTGGCCCTGTACAGGCTCGCACAACTCACAAAAACGGATTCCACTGCTGGTCTCACAGCTGTGCCCACACTAACGGGTGAATTACAGGCATCAGATTCGGCTGTACAGGCTGAAGCACTCACGATACTCTCGTATATCGCTCAAGAGCACCCCGAAGAGGTAGTCCCTGCTAGTAACGAAGTTATTACATTTCTCACTCCGAACGTTGACCCCGAAGTTCTTGATGACGCAATGTCGATCATTGCGGCGATTGCTGAGTCGAATTCGGGTGCTGTCGTTGACGCGGTACCAAAACTTGCGGCGCACCTCCAAGATGGCACGCCCGCTGACGCAACAGCGATCACGGCGATTCAACGCATCGCAGAAGCATATCCAGACGCTGTCGTTCCGATCACCCCACAGCTCACCGCGTACCTCGGCGAGAGTGATGAATCACACCGGATCGGTGCGCTCGCCATCCTCGGAACACTCTCGAAGGACTACCCCAACGTCGCTGAAGACACGATCCCAACGGCAATCGAATTACTTGACGCGGATCACTACAAACTTCGCGCGAATGCAGCCGGTCTGTTAGCAGACTTGGCTGACGCATACCCTGATCAGGTCAAGCCGGTGGTCCCACGGGCAATCGAGCTGTTGGACGACGCTGATGAGAAGGCACGGTACAACGCGACATCGATCCTTGCACGAATCGCTAAAGCAGATCCGGATGCCGTCAAACCCGCAATCGAACCGTTGATCGACGCATTAGACGAGGACTTCGCGTACGCCCGATCTAATGCCTGCTGGGCACTCGGCTACCTCGCAGCCGAAGACGCACTGGACCGGTTACGAGACATCGAAGAAACTGATCCAAACGAGGAGGTACGACACGCTGCGTCGGTCGCAATCGACGAACTTGAGGACCGGTAG
- a CDS encoding sensor histidine kinase: MSYLYLAHLSVFTVAALLCLGSIPRARSIKHDETREGFVAILLTCSLWAIGYLGYFLLPTPEVKVASYIFGLIAALACVGAWLYFSAAYTGRSPRQAPYPHLIIGGFLGIVLVKVTNPIHQLYFTTTWVTEPFPHLALHQGILHWIILAISYVVIGISFFILLERFYHAGTSARPLVALVGITALPIAFNIYGVLGSSLLPIWYEPFGVAMFSVGTLFVYFERFEAIQFAGGTDTPTIFLDRDWTIRDTNLAATTMFPELDEGIGQSLDAVLPMAAEAATDGDPNPIRINHEGSPRYYHVSTTSISTGEVVTGRVLTLTDVSEQEQYRRRLERQNERLEQFASIVSHDLRNPLNVAEGYLELARETGESESLDKVARAHDRMFELIEDLLELAKSGMNIGETETVELANVVHDCWQMIASAEATLTVQEDLVMSIEADRDRLRELFENLFRNAIEHGGSDVAIKVGTLPEKRGFYVEDTGPGIPEADHEKVLEPGYSTAEDGTGFGLAIVKEIVEAHGWEIRVTDGTDGGARFEISGVEPVE; the protein is encoded by the coding sequence GTGAGTTATCTCTATCTCGCACATCTGTCGGTGTTCACAGTCGCGGCCCTGCTCTGTCTCGGTAGTATTCCCCGAGCGCGGTCGATAAAGCACGACGAGACGCGCGAAGGATTCGTTGCGATATTGCTCACCTGCAGCCTCTGGGCCATCGGATATTTGGGGTACTTTCTGCTACCGACTCCCGAGGTTAAGGTCGCGTCCTACATCTTCGGGTTGATCGCCGCCCTCGCGTGTGTCGGTGCATGGTTGTACTTCAGTGCGGCCTATACCGGGCGATCACCTCGCCAAGCGCCGTATCCCCACCTCATCATCGGTGGCTTCCTGGGTATCGTTTTAGTGAAAGTCACGAACCCCATACATCAGCTGTATTTCACGACTACGTGGGTCACTGAGCCCTTCCCCCATCTTGCTCTTCACCAAGGGATCCTTCACTGGATCATCCTTGCCATTTCCTACGTCGTCATCGGTATCTCCTTCTTCATATTGTTGGAACGATTCTACCACGCCGGAACAAGCGCACGCCCGTTGGTTGCACTCGTTGGCATCACCGCCCTTCCGATAGCCTTCAATATTTATGGTGTACTGGGATCGTCCCTGCTCCCAATCTGGTATGAGCCCTTCGGGGTGGCGATGTTCTCCGTTGGGACGCTGTTTGTGTATTTCGAGCGGTTTGAAGCCATTCAATTCGCCGGTGGTACTGACACCCCGACGATCTTCCTCGATCGAGATTGGACGATTCGAGACACCAACCTGGCGGCAACAACCATGTTTCCAGAACTTGACGAGGGAATCGGGCAGTCCTTAGACGCCGTCCTCCCGATGGCCGCGGAGGCGGCCACTGATGGGGATCCGAATCCGATACGCATCAATCACGAAGGTTCGCCCCGATATTATCACGTCTCCACGACATCGATTTCGACCGGTGAAGTCGTCACGGGTCGGGTGCTTACGTTAACTGACGTGAGCGAACAGGAGCAGTACCGCCGTCGGTTGGAGCGACAAAATGAGCGCCTCGAACAGTTTGCCAGCATCGTCTCGCATGATCTCCGCAACCCGCTGAACGTTGCTGAAGGCTATCTGGAATTAGCCCGGGAGACTGGTGAGTCTGAGTCCTTAGACAAAGTGGCGAGGGCTCATGATCGGATGTTTGAACTCATCGAAGACTTGCTGGAGTTAGCGAAATCCGGGATGAATATCGGGGAAACCGAGACGGTGGAACTTGCCAATGTGGTCCACGATTGTTGGCAGATGATCGCTTCAGCGGAGGCTACGTTAACGGTTCAGGAAGATTTGGTTATGAGCATAGAGGCCGATCGTGATCGTCTCAGGGAATTATTTGAGAACCTCTTTCGAAATGCCATCGAGCACGGGGGTTCCGACGTTGCGATCAAAGTCGGCACGTTACCGGAGAAGAGGGGATTCTATGTGGAAGACACTGGCCCAGGAATTCCGGAAGCGGACCACGAAAAAGTATTAGAACCGGGATATTCCACGGCAGAAGATGGAACCGGGTTTGGTCTGGCAATCGTGAAGGAGATCGTGGAAGCCCATGGGTGGGAGATCCGCGTCACCGATGGCACTGACGGCGGTGCACGGTTTGAGATTTCTGGCGTGGAACCTGTTGAGTAA
- a CDS encoding metallophosphoesterase family protein, whose product MTRFLHLADIHLGRQQYGVSQRATDAKLSFQHALSQVSAEDADAVLLPGDLFDSRDVRPETLASVEDVLADVEVPVIVSPGNHDQNMSRRRNLTWLQYLNNKGLITLLSADFADDRASFAPTDVESPRNGGGGYVDLETDEGTVRVFGVQYRGAYMERQISAVVDGIEAVNASEGEPAATVVLAHFGVDDAVPDLGATVSVASLTPLMDAVDYVALGHIHKRYEVENVYNPGSLEAFSIQEGRWDDAHGYYVVDAADWSADHRASKRRPYVTVEFDVSGYRTFDDLRTAFEDAVRDEQGMVERVCSNAEFQAGDGSRRDPIVNLRLTGTLLLDHVAFDVDALRDIAGETLEALYVQPTDNTERKAIQELLGDIERDEAFAADGTVNTDALQEGVFTTLAEESRYSAAADDVAATLDELEGLVTEDNADVGEAASYLRERRRELFPDGVGEPEGTDEAAAVNGGEAE is encoded by the coding sequence GTGACTCGATTCCTCCATTTGGCGGATATTCATCTCGGTCGGCAGCAGTACGGCGTGTCGCAACGGGCGACTGACGCGAAACTCTCGTTCCAGCACGCGCTGTCGCAAGTTTCGGCCGAGGATGCCGATGCGGTGTTGCTCCCGGGCGACTTGTTCGACAGTCGGGACGTGCGGCCGGAGACTCTCGCATCGGTTGAAGACGTTCTCGCGGATGTTGAGGTCCCGGTGATCGTGAGTCCGGGGAATCACGATCAGAATATGAGTCGCCGACGGAACCTGACGTGGCTACAGTACCTAAACAACAAGGGGCTTATCACGTTGCTGTCGGCTGATTTCGCCGATGACCGTGCGTCGTTTGCTCCGACTGACGTGGAGTCTCCACGGAACGGTGGTGGCGGGTACGTCGATCTGGAGACGGATGAGGGAACGGTTCGTGTGTTCGGCGTGCAGTACCGCGGCGCGTATATGGAACGACAGATCTCGGCGGTCGTGGACGGGATCGAAGCCGTGAACGCGTCCGAGGGTGAGCCGGCGGCGACGGTCGTGTTAGCGCACTTCGGTGTCGATGACGCGGTGCCTGACCTGGGTGCGACGGTGTCCGTCGCGTCGTTAACGCCGTTGATGGACGCGGTGGACTACGTGGCGCTCGGGCACATTCACAAGCGGTACGAGGTGGAGAACGTGTATAACCCGGGGAGTTTGGAAGCATTCTCGATCCAAGAGGGGCGGTGGGACGACGCACACGGGTACTACGTGGTGGATGCGGCTGATTGGTCTGCAGACCACCGTGCTTCGAAGCGACGGCCGTACGTGACGGTCGAGTTCGACGTGTCGGGGTACCGGACGTTCGATGACCTCCGCACCGCGTTCGAGGACGCGGTGCGTGACGAGCAAGGGATGGTCGAACGCGTGTGTAGTAACGCCGAGTTCCAGGCGGGTGACGGGTCGCGTCGTGATCCGATCGTGAACCTGCGGTTGACTGGGACGCTGTTGCTCGATCACGTCGCGTTCGACGTCGATGCGTTACGTGATATCGCGGGAGAGACGCTGGAGGCGTTGTATGTCCAGCCGACGGATAACACGGAGCGGAAAGCGATTCAGGAACTGCTCGGCGATATTGAGCGTGACGAGGCGTTCGCGGCAGATGGGACGGTGAACACGGACGCGTTACAGGAAGGCGTGTTCACAACGCTTGCTGAGGAGTCGCGGTACAGTGCTGCCGCAGATGACGTCGCAGCGACGCTGGACGAGCTTGAAGGGCTTGTCACTGAGGATAACGCTGATGTCGGTGAAGCGGCGTCGTACTTGCGAGAGCGGCGCCGGGAGTTGTTCCCGGATGGCGTCGGCGAGCCAGAGGGGACGGATGAGGCGGCCGCCGTTAATGGGGGTGAGGCGGAGTGA
- a CDS encoding AAA family ATPase has product MTVVIESVTLVDFKSYADRTTIELGDGVTAIVGENGSGKSTVQEAVGFALFDTHPFDNQDRLVRDGEASGHVEVTFRVVETGEVYTVRRWAGRYKFDVLDADGDALGLDTGSAIKEWVAEKLGVDDADDLSEVWERSVGVPQTSFLADFTQSETDRVDTFDPLFDIERYREAYKSLSGLESNFDEEISAKNEEVSELRGELNDLPDVESEVEELEDELRGYEAQIAAIEHRVTVLQAEYAALEEVEAALDEKRGELESLEDTEIPAADRQLEQAEEALADAEAAVETLSNVEDEYEAHREAESEREQLEEEIAERDELVGERDEIKSEIEQKQTKAEQKEEAVETAEKAKQRLEELESDVEEYRELETEVADLEDDAERIAEIDSEIGEHEAEISALEDAIEELEDQIEAAEAQRDEAEKLETLREERRELSVERESLQKGVKELEAQNQELREIDVDEASDVPCPTCDRPITADHRDSVIEQNTERIEEIESSELPRINSRLSELADEIDDAEAAADAVAEIPEHESEIDDLSEEIGDLELTIEELQSEQSELEARTEDLPEKQRRLEALDGVEEDYTAAETRYEDNKSAESEVESIQERIGELEAEVAELDEEIASYGDLDSELDAVKETLEETKEGYETYIAHEEEASKRDEREEAVEEARSELADLRSEAEGVREEISELESKFDEERFEALDTDIESFEAEKNQLTGKRETVEGNLSDARSELDDLYEKQSEKEALEAEITELERDKRFAGWSRNTLQQGAADLRDLMTTDIGHRANEVFQQLRGNPTETLVWDKTYNLRVRVKGQDKPFDSLSGGEKMAAALAVRLAILERLASVGMAFLDEPTANLDTEKKQNLVNQLESLEGLGQLTVVSHDRTFEAMTERAVVLEKDETDEVTRVVSQ; this is encoded by the coding sequence GTGACGGTCGTTATTGAGTCGGTGACGTTAGTGGATTTCAAGAGTTACGCGGACCGGACGACGATCGAGCTCGGCGACGGTGTCACGGCGATCGTCGGGGAGAACGGGTCGGGGAAAAGCACGGTGCAGGAAGCGGTCGGGTTCGCGTTATTCGACACGCACCCGTTCGACAACCAGGACCGGCTCGTGCGGGACGGTGAAGCGTCCGGGCACGTCGAAGTGACGTTTCGGGTCGTTGAGACGGGTGAGGTGTACACGGTGCGGCGCTGGGCCGGCCGGTATAAGTTCGATGTGCTTGATGCGGACGGGGATGCGCTCGGACTGGACACCGGGTCGGCGATCAAAGAGTGGGTGGCGGAGAAACTCGGCGTGGACGATGCGGACGATTTATCGGAAGTGTGGGAGCGGAGCGTCGGGGTGCCGCAGACGAGTTTCCTCGCTGATTTCACGCAAAGTGAGACGGACCGGGTGGACACGTTCGACCCGTTGTTCGATATCGAGCGGTACCGTGAGGCGTACAAGTCGTTGAGCGGCCTGGAAAGCAATTTCGACGAGGAAATCAGCGCGAAAAACGAGGAGGTCAGCGAACTCCGCGGCGAGTTGAATGACTTGCCGGACGTCGAATCAGAAGTCGAAGAATTGGAGGACGAGTTACGAGGGTACGAGGCCCAAATTGCGGCGATAGAACACCGTGTGACGGTGCTACAGGCGGAATACGCGGCGCTTGAGGAAGTCGAGGCTGCGCTTGATGAGAAGCGGGGAGAGTTGGAATCGCTTGAGGACACGGAGATTCCCGCAGCAGACCGGCAACTCGAACAGGCCGAAGAAGCGCTGGCGGACGCCGAGGCCGCGGTCGAGACGCTGTCCAATGTCGAAGATGAGTACGAGGCGCACCGCGAGGCAGAGAGCGAGCGTGAACAGTTGGAAGAGGAAATCGCCGAGCGCGATGAGTTAGTCGGTGAGCGCGACGAGATCAAAAGCGAAATTGAACAGAAGCAGACCAAAGCTGAGCAGAAAGAGGAGGCAGTTGAGACGGCGGAGAAAGCGAAACAGCGGCTCGAAGAACTCGAATCAGACGTCGAGGAGTACCGAGAGTTAGAGACGGAGGTCGCGGACCTTGAGGACGACGCAGAGAGGATCGCTGAGATTGATTCGGAGATCGGCGAGCACGAAGCCGAGATCTCGGCACTCGAAGACGCAATTGAGGAACTCGAAGACCAGATCGAGGCTGCTGAGGCGCAACGTGACGAGGCCGAGAAACTCGAAACTCTGCGCGAAGAGCGCCGTGAGTTGTCTGTCGAACGAGAGTCGCTACAAAAGGGGGTGAAAGAGTTAGAAGCGCAAAACCAGGAGTTAAGGGAAATCGACGTGGATGAAGCGTCGGACGTGCCGTGTCCGACGTGCGATCGACCGATCACGGCGGACCACCGCGATTCGGTGATCGAGCAGAACACAGAGCGGATCGAGGAAATCGAGTCGTCGGAACTCCCGCGGATCAACTCGCGGCTCAGCGAACTCGCCGACGAGATCGATGACGCCGAAGCCGCAGCCGATGCGGTGGCGGAAATCCCTGAACACGAATCCGAGATTGACGATTTGAGTGAGGAAATCGGTGACCTCGAATTGACAATCGAGGAGTTACAGAGCGAGCAGTCCGAGCTCGAAGCCCGCACCGAAGACCTTCCTGAGAAGCAGCGTCGCCTCGAAGCACTCGATGGTGTTGAAGAGGACTACACGGCAGCGGAGACACGGTACGAAGATAACAAGTCCGCTGAATCAGAGGTAGAGTCGATTCAGGAGCGTATCGGGGAGTTAGAGGCTGAAGTCGCGGAGCTCGATGAGGAGATCGCGTCGTACGGTGACCTTGATTCGGAGCTTGACGCGGTAAAAGAGACGCTAGAGGAGACGAAGGAAGGGTATGAAACGTACATCGCTCACGAGGAAGAGGCGAGTAAACGTGACGAGCGAGAAGAGGCGGTAGAGGAAGCGCGGTCCGAATTAGCAGACCTCCGATCTGAAGCGGAGGGAGTCAGAGAAGAAATCAGCGAGTTGGAATCGAAGTTCGACGAGGAACGGTTCGAGGCCTTGGATACCGATATTGAATCGTTTGAGGCGGAGAAAAATCAGCTCACAGGCAAGCGAGAGACCGTTGAAGGGAATCTGAGTGACGCCCGGAGCGAACTGGACGACCTGTACGAAAAACAGTCCGAAAAGGAAGCACTCGAAGCGGAGATTACTGAGCTAGAACGTGACAAGCGGTTCGCCGGGTGGTCGCGGAACACGTTACAGCAAGGGGCGGCGGATCTGCGTGACCTGATGACGACGGATATTGGGCATCGCGCGAACGAGGTGTTTCAGCAGCTCCGCGGGAATCCGACGGAGACGCTGGTGTGGGATAAGACGTACAACCTCCGTGTCCGCGTGAAAGGGCAGGACAAGCCGTTCGATTCGCTGTCCGGCGGGGAGAAAATGGCGGCAGCGCTCGCTGTCCGCTTGGCGATTCTTGAGCGACTTGCGAGCGTCGGGATGGCGTTCTTAGATGAGCCGACGGCGAATCTGGATACGGAAAAGAAGCAGAACCTCGTGAATCAGTTGGAGTCGCTTGAGGGGCTCGGACAGTTGACCGTAGTGAGTCACGACCGGACGTTCGAGGCGATGACAGAACGCGCAGTCGTGCTTGAAAAAGATGAGACTGATGAGGTTACGCGAGTGGTGTCTCAGTAA